In Gemmatimonadaceae bacterium, the sequence TGTCGAAGAGCGGCAGGATATGCGGATGTTGCAGACTCGCCGTCGTGCGGATCTCGCTCAGAAACCGCTCGGCGCCGAGGACCGCCGCCAACTCGGGATGCAGCACCTTGATGGCCACCTCGCGCGCGTGGCGCACGTCGCGCGCGAGGTAGACGGTGGCCATGCCGCCCTGTCCAAGCTCGCGGAGGAGCTCGTAGCGGTCGGCAAGGGCGGTGCGCAGCGCGTTGGGGAGACTCATGGAGTGAACATGCAGCGCCGAGCCGACGCGTGCACGGGCTGCATCGCGTCAGTGTCCCACCTATCCGTCGCGCGCACTGCACCGAACTCCCGGCCGCTCGTGCTCAGCGCTGCGCCCCCGCCCCCGCAGCCTTGGCGGCGGCGAGGCGCGCGCGCACCTCGTCGAGCCAGTTGAGGACGTACGTGTACTGGCGCCCGGCGTCGCCGGGCGAGAGCGCACTGCGCCGTCGCGCCATGAGAAAACGCCGGCCATCGGGGGCGACGTCGTAGCGCGCGATCGCGATATTGCCGACGATATCGGCGGGGACGGTGAACAGGTCGCGGCGGCGCTGCACCTGCAGCGCGCCGCCGGCTAGCTGCATCTCGGCTGACACCAGCCGTTCCCGTCCGTCGATGTAAAACAACTCGCGCCCGTCACGCGACCACACCGGATCGCTCCCGCCTCCGGTGGAAATGGTGATGCGGGCGTCGGCCACGTTGGGAAAGGGGCGTACGTACACCTCGCTCGAGCCGGATTCGTCCGAGCGATACGCGAGCCAGCGCCCATCGGGCGAGAGTGCCGGGTGACGCTCGTCGGCGGGCGTCTCCACCAGCGGGCGCGCCACCCGCTCGCCGACGCGAAGCAGGCGGATATTGCCGCGGCTCACCGCCGAGGACGACGTACGATAGATCCATGCGCTCCCGTCGCCCGTGGCCAGCACGCTCGAGACGTCCGTGGTGTCCTGTACCTCGACCCGCGGGGCATCGCTCCCATCGGCCCGCTGACTTACGACCGACCACGGCGCCACTGACGCGTTGATGTAGGCCACCCGCTGGCCGTCCGGCGTCCAGATCGGGCGCTGCGGCCGCATATCGTCGCGCGTCAGCTTGCTGCGCGCCCCATCGGTGAGACTGCCAATCCACAGACCGGCCGCCGACGACTCGTATACTTCCGCCACCACCCGGCGACCATCGGGCGAGAGGCGCATGGACACGAAGTCGGCGCGCCAGCCGGTATCGGCCACCGTCACGGCACCGTCCCGTGAGAGCCAGACGAGCTCACTGAGATTCGGGCCCTTGCTCCCCGCGCGGTACACCAGGGTGCCGGTCGTCGAGAGCGCCAGATCCCACGTCGCGACGGTGACGCCATGCCAGACGTCCGTCGCCACCTCCACCTCAGGCCTGCCAATTGTCCGGGTCTGGGCGTCGAATGGCATGGCGACGAGGTGCCCATCCGCCCGCAGCACGATGAGGATTCCCGGGACCGGCACCCACGCCGCGACGCCGCGCGTCAGCACGCGATGCGGGGTGCCCGCGTCGAGTGAGGCGACCGCGATGTCGCGGGTGCTCATGTCCGTGGTGCTGCCATAGACCACGGAAAAAACCACGCCGCGTCCGTCGGCCAGCAGCTGCGGCGCCTGGTGGGACGCTTCGCGACGTGTGGTATCGACGCGAGTGACTGGTGCGGCTGCGCCGCCGGTCGCCGGAAAGCGCGCGATACCCTGCCGCGCGGACGTGTCGCTGACGTAGATGAACCCGTCGTGCCCCCATGATGCGGGACCCAGCCCCTTCCACTTGAGTCGGACCTCGGCGCTGCCGTCGAGATCCATCAGCCGTATCGTCCCCGAACTGGGCTCGAGCACCCCGATCCGCGTGCCGTTCGGGCCAAAGAACGGATCGCGCACATTGAACACGCCAGGGATTGGGCGCGCCTCGATCGCATGGCGCTCACGCAGCCACACCTGACTGTTCAACGATCCGGCGGCTCGCGCGACCATGGCGAGCCGGGAGCCGTCGGGTGCGATGGCCAGATGACCGGTGGTCTGCGAGGTGGTCGCATCCACGAGCGAGTCCGGCATGGCGATGGTGACGCGAAGCACCGGACCCTCCGTCGGCACCGGCCGCCGGA encodes:
- a CDS encoding protein kinase yields the protein MSDTLRSALSDRYELLRELGAGGMATVYLARDVRHAREVAIKVLHPELAAVLGAERFLSEIRTTASLQHPHILPLFDSGEAAGQLFYVMPFVDGETLRSRLEREKQLPIADAVLLAREVAGALQYAHERGVIHRDIKPENILLQGAPGDQHALVADFGIALAVTNAGGSRMTQTGLSLGTPQYMAPEQAMGERAIDARADIYALGAVTYEMLAGEPPFVGPNSQSIVARVLTERPRALLDVRDRVPAHVADAVEAALAKLPADRPATAAQFANALREESTRGRASAPRPSPRTRWRDVRLIGMAIVTAASLAVAAWSLRRPVPTEGPVLRVTIAMPDSLVDATTSQTTGHLAIAPDGSRLAMVARAAGSLNSQVWLRERHAIEARPIPGVFNVRDPFFGPNGTRIGVLEPSSGTIRLMDLDGSAEVRLKWKGLGPASWGHDGFIYVSDTSARQGIARFPATGGAAAPVTRVDTTRREASHQAPQLLADGRGVVFSVVYGSTTDMSTRDIAVASLDAGTPHRVLTRGVAAWVPVPGILIVLRADGHLVAMPFDAQTRTIGRPEVEVATDVWHGVTVATWDLALSTTGTLVYRAGSKGPNLSELVWLSRDGAVTVADTGWRADFVSMRLSPDGRRVVAEVYESSAAGLWIGSLTDGARSKLTRDDMRPQRPIWTPDGQRVAYINASVAPWSVVSQRADGSDAPRVEVQDTTDVSSVLATGDGSAWIYRTSSSAVSRGNIRLLRVGERVARPLVETPADERHPALSPDGRWLAYRSDESGSSEVYVRPFPNVADARITISTGGGSDPVWSRDGRELFYIDGRERLVSAEMQLAGGALQVQRRRDLFTVPADIVGNIAIARYDVAPDGRRFLMARRRSALSPGDAGRQYTYVLNWLDEVRARLAAAKAAGAGAQR